In one window of Chloroflexota bacterium DNA:
- a CDS encoding discoidin domain-containing protein, which produces MLTTIILMVAACGGVLPSPTPTPVPPTDTPLPPTALPTATPEPQPAYTSDFAVSFIGELFGDAENVHDGRTETWASLRAGGHGTWVFDLGEKMLVSAVKFWPVVDTGDAVFVTSVDVGVDGQTWTTAFGGANDCGRPDCSNYLPDEWSELKFASPLLARYVRLNAGPRWLALAEVEIEVLPFAP; this is translated from the coding sequence ATGCTGACAACAATCATATTGATGGTGGCGGCCTGCGGCGGGGTGTTGCCGTCGCCAACGCCGACACCGGTTCCGCCGACTGACACGCCTTTGCCGCCCACCGCCCTCCCGACGGCCACCCCAGAGCCACAACCGGCTTACACGAGCGACTTTGCCGTTTCGTTCATCGGCGAACTGTTCGGCGACGCGGAAAACGTGCACGATGGCCGGACGGAAACGTGGGCCTCGCTTCGCGCCGGCGGTCATGGCACCTGGGTTTTTGATCTGGGCGAGAAGATGCTGGTGTCGGCAGTGAAGTTCTGGCCGGTGGTGGACACGGGCGACGCGGTTTTTGTGACAAGCGTTGATGTGGGCGTTGACGGCCAGACCTGGACGACGGCGTTCGGGGGCGCCAACGACTGTGGCCGGCCCGATTGCAGTAATTACCTGCCTGATGAGTGGTCGGAGTTGAAATTTGCCTCGCCGCTTCTTGCCCGCTACGTGCGCCTGAATGCCGGGCCGCGCTGGCTGGCGCTGGCTGAAGTGGAGATTGAAGTTCTGCCGTTTGCGCCGTGA